In the Clupea harengus chromosome 16, Ch_v2.0.2, whole genome shotgun sequence genome, one interval contains:
- the ppm1bb gene encoding protein phosphatase 1bb isoform X4 — protein sequence MGAFLDKPKTEKHNAHGGGNGLRYGLSSMQGWRVEMEDAHTSLVGLPHGLDDWSFFGVYDGHAGSRVANYCSKHLLEHIISSSEDFGPGPADVEGVKVGIRSGFLKIDEYMRNFTDLRNGMDRSGSTAVAVLLSPDHLYFINCGDSRAMLCRAGQVRFSTQDHKPCNPLERERIQNAGGSVMIQRVNGSLAVSRALGDYDYKCVDGKGPTEQLVSPEPEVFEIARATDEDEFVVLACDGIWDVMSNEELCEFVRSRLEVCDDLEKVCNTVVDTCLHKGSRDNMSVVLVCLPNAPKVSEEALKREAELDKFLESRVEDLLEKSGDEGIPTMAHIMHHLAKESLPNLPAGGGLASK from the exons ATGGGGGCCTTCCTGGACAAGCCCAAGACAGAGAAGCACAATGCACATGGTGGGGGCAACGGTCTCCGTTATGGCTTGAGCAGCATGCAGGGATGGCGCGTGGAGATGGAGGACGCACACACGTCCTTGGTGGGCCTGCCCCACGGCCTGGACGACTGGTCCTTCTTCGGCGTGTATGACGGGCACGCCGGCTCACGGGTGGCCAACTACTGCTCCAAGCACCTGTTGGAGCACATCATCTCCAGCAGCGAGGACTTTGGGCCCGGGCCCGCCGACGTGGAGGGGGTGAAGGTCGGCATCCGCTCGGGCTTCCTGAAGATCGACGAGTACATGCGCAACTTCACCGACCTGCGCAACGGCATGGACCGCAGCGGCTCCACGGCGGTGGCCGTGCTGCTGTCGCCCGACCACCTGTACTTCATCAACTGTGGCGACTCGCGCGCCATGCTCTGCCGCGCGGGCCAGGTGCGCTTCTCCACGCAGGACCACAAGCCCTGCAACCCGCTGGAGCGCGAGCGCATCCAGAACGCCGGCGGGTCGGTCATGATCCAGCGCGTCAACGGCTCCCTGGCCGTCTCCCGGGCCCTCGGCGATTACGACTACAAGTGTGTGGACGGCAAGGGTCCTACCGAGCAGCTGGTCTCGCCCGAGCCGGAGGTGTTTGAGATCGCCCGCGCTACCGACGAGGACGAGTTTGTGGTGCTGGCCTGCGACGGCATCTGGGATGTCATGAGCAACGAGGagctgtgtgagtttgtgcgcTCACGCCTGGAGGTATGCGACGACTTGGAGAAGGTCTGCAACACAGTGGTGGACACCTGCCTACACAAG ggAAGCCGAGACAACATGAGTGTGGTGCTGGTGTGCTTGCCCAACGCACCTAAAGTGTCAGAGGAGGCTTTGAAGAGGGAGGCAGAGCTGGACAAGTTCCTGGAGTCTCGGGTGGAAG ATCTCTTGGAAAAGTCTGGAGATGAGGGCATCCCAACCATGGCCCACATCATGCACCATCTTGCCAAAGAGAGCCTCCCAAATTTACCAGCAGGAGGTGGTCTTGCCAGCAAGTAG
- the ppm1bb gene encoding protein phosphatase 1bb isoform X1: MGAFLDKPKTEKHNAHGGGNGLRYGLSSMQGWRVEMEDAHTSLVGLPHGLDDWSFFGVYDGHAGSRVANYCSKHLLEHIISSSEDFGPGPADVEGVKVGIRSGFLKIDEYMRNFTDLRNGMDRSGSTAVAVLLSPDHLYFINCGDSRAMLCRAGQVRFSTQDHKPCNPLERERIQNAGGSVMIQRVNGSLAVSRALGDYDYKCVDGKGPTEQLVSPEPEVFEIARATDEDEFVVLACDGIWDVMSNEELCEFVRSRLEVCDDLEKVCNTVVDTCLHKGSRDNMSVVLVCLPNAPKVSEEALKREAELDKFLESRVEDLLEKSGDEGIPTMAHIMHHLAKESLPNLPAGGGLASKRTVIEAAYNRLNPQREEDEDGAGGSDEDSSRVSAAAHLLEALRQFRLSHRGEYRHVLEEALVSYRTSGSARSPPPPPPPSSSSSSSSSSAAACPTNTEGEEDENMTRSPPPSPASEESSEEEQQKPLPEASDQPTA, from the exons ATGGGGGCCTTCCTGGACAAGCCCAAGACAGAGAAGCACAATGCACATGGTGGGGGCAACGGTCTCCGTTATGGCTTGAGCAGCATGCAGGGATGGCGCGTGGAGATGGAGGACGCACACACGTCCTTGGTGGGCCTGCCCCACGGCCTGGACGACTGGTCCTTCTTCGGCGTGTATGACGGGCACGCCGGCTCACGGGTGGCCAACTACTGCTCCAAGCACCTGTTGGAGCACATCATCTCCAGCAGCGAGGACTTTGGGCCCGGGCCCGCCGACGTGGAGGGGGTGAAGGTCGGCATCCGCTCGGGCTTCCTGAAGATCGACGAGTACATGCGCAACTTCACCGACCTGCGCAACGGCATGGACCGCAGCGGCTCCACGGCGGTGGCCGTGCTGCTGTCGCCCGACCACCTGTACTTCATCAACTGTGGCGACTCGCGCGCCATGCTCTGCCGCGCGGGCCAGGTGCGCTTCTCCACGCAGGACCACAAGCCCTGCAACCCGCTGGAGCGCGAGCGCATCCAGAACGCCGGCGGGTCGGTCATGATCCAGCGCGTCAACGGCTCCCTGGCCGTCTCCCGGGCCCTCGGCGATTACGACTACAAGTGTGTGGACGGCAAGGGTCCTACCGAGCAGCTGGTCTCGCCCGAGCCGGAGGTGTTTGAGATCGCCCGCGCTACCGACGAGGACGAGTTTGTGGTGCTGGCCTGCGACGGCATCTGGGATGTCATGAGCAACGAGGagctgtgtgagtttgtgcgcTCACGCCTGGAGGTATGCGACGACTTGGAGAAGGTCTGCAACACAGTGGTGGACACCTGCCTACACAAG ggAAGCCGAGACAACATGAGTGTGGTGCTGGTGTGCTTGCCCAACGCACCTAAAGTGTCAGAGGAGGCTTTGAAGAGGGAGGCAGAGCTGGACAAGTTCCTGGAGTCTCGGGTGGAAG ATCTCTTGGAAAAGTCTGGAGATGAGGGCATCCCAACCATGGCCCACATCATGCACCATCTTGCCAAAGAGAGCCTCCCAAATTTACCAGCAGGAGGTGGTCTTGCCAGCAA ACGTACTGTGATCGAGGCAGCATACAACAGGCTCaacccacagagagaggaggatgag GATGGCGCGGGGGGCTCGGACGAGGATTCCTCGCGAGTTTCGGCGGCGGCTCACCTCCTGGAGGCGCTGCGGCAGTTCCGCCTGAGCCACCGCGGCGAGTACCGGCACGTGCTGGAGGAGGCGCTGGTCAGCTACCGCACGTCCGGCTCTGCCAgatcgccgccgccgccaccaccgccgtcgtcctcctcctcctcctcctcctcctccgccgccgCCTGTCCCAccaacacagagggagaagaggacgaGAACATGACCCgctccccgcccccctcccccgcctcaGAGGAGTCCtctgaggaggagcagcagaagcCCCTGCCAGAGGCGTCCGACCAGCCCACTGCATGA
- the ppm1bb gene encoding protein phosphatase 1bb isoform X3 codes for MGAFLDKPKTEKHNAHGGGNGLRYGLSSMQGWRVEMEDAHTSLVGLPHGLDDWSFFGVYDGHAGSRVANYCSKHLLEHIISSSEDFGPGPADVEGVKVGIRSGFLKIDEYMRNFTDLRNGMDRSGSTAVAVLLSPDHLYFINCGDSRAMLCRAGQVRFSTQDHKPCNPLERERIQNAGGSVMIQRVNGSLAVSRALGDYDYKCVDGKGPTEQLVSPEPEVFEIARATDEDEFVVLACDGIWDVMSNEELCEFVRSRLEVCDDLEKVCNTVVDTCLHKGSRDNMSVVLVCLPNAPKVSEEALKREAELDKFLESRVEDLLEKSGDEGIPTMAHIMHHLAKESLPNLPAGGGLASKRTVIEAAYNRLNPQREEDELRI; via the exons ATGGGGGCCTTCCTGGACAAGCCCAAGACAGAGAAGCACAATGCACATGGTGGGGGCAACGGTCTCCGTTATGGCTTGAGCAGCATGCAGGGATGGCGCGTGGAGATGGAGGACGCACACACGTCCTTGGTGGGCCTGCCCCACGGCCTGGACGACTGGTCCTTCTTCGGCGTGTATGACGGGCACGCCGGCTCACGGGTGGCCAACTACTGCTCCAAGCACCTGTTGGAGCACATCATCTCCAGCAGCGAGGACTTTGGGCCCGGGCCCGCCGACGTGGAGGGGGTGAAGGTCGGCATCCGCTCGGGCTTCCTGAAGATCGACGAGTACATGCGCAACTTCACCGACCTGCGCAACGGCATGGACCGCAGCGGCTCCACGGCGGTGGCCGTGCTGCTGTCGCCCGACCACCTGTACTTCATCAACTGTGGCGACTCGCGCGCCATGCTCTGCCGCGCGGGCCAGGTGCGCTTCTCCACGCAGGACCACAAGCCCTGCAACCCGCTGGAGCGCGAGCGCATCCAGAACGCCGGCGGGTCGGTCATGATCCAGCGCGTCAACGGCTCCCTGGCCGTCTCCCGGGCCCTCGGCGATTACGACTACAAGTGTGTGGACGGCAAGGGTCCTACCGAGCAGCTGGTCTCGCCCGAGCCGGAGGTGTTTGAGATCGCCCGCGCTACCGACGAGGACGAGTTTGTGGTGCTGGCCTGCGACGGCATCTGGGATGTCATGAGCAACGAGGagctgtgtgagtttgtgcgcTCACGCCTGGAGGTATGCGACGACTTGGAGAAGGTCTGCAACACAGTGGTGGACACCTGCCTACACAAG ggAAGCCGAGACAACATGAGTGTGGTGCTGGTGTGCTTGCCCAACGCACCTAAAGTGTCAGAGGAGGCTTTGAAGAGGGAGGCAGAGCTGGACAAGTTCCTGGAGTCTCGGGTGGAAG ATCTCTTGGAAAAGTCTGGAGATGAGGGCATCCCAACCATGGCCCACATCATGCACCATCTTGCCAAAGAGAGCCTCCCAAATTTACCAGCAGGAGGTGGTCTTGCCAGCAA ACGTACTGTGATCGAGGCAGCATACAACAGGCTCaacccacagagagaggaggatgag CTGCGAATTTAA
- the ppm1bb gene encoding protein phosphatase 1bb isoform X2 → MGAFLDKPKTEKHNAHGGGNGLRYGLSSMQGWRVEMEDAHTSLVGLPHGLDDWSFFGVYDGHAGSRVANYCSKHLLEHIISSSEDFGPGPADVEGVKVGIRSGFLKIDEYMRNFTDLRNGMDRSGSTAVAVLLSPDHLYFINCGDSRAMLCRAGQVRFSTQDHKPCNPLERERIQNAGGSVMIQRVNGSLAVSRALGDYDYKCVDGKGPTEQLVSPEPEVFEIARATDEDEFVVLACDGIWDVMSNEELCEFVRSRLEVCDDLEKVCNTVVDTCLHKGSRDNMSVVLVCLPNAPKVSEEALKREAELDKFLESRVEDLLEKSGDEGIPTMAHIMHHLAKESLPNLPAGGGLASKRTVIEAAYNRLNPQREEDESGADPDDPW, encoded by the exons ATGGGGGCCTTCCTGGACAAGCCCAAGACAGAGAAGCACAATGCACATGGTGGGGGCAACGGTCTCCGTTATGGCTTGAGCAGCATGCAGGGATGGCGCGTGGAGATGGAGGACGCACACACGTCCTTGGTGGGCCTGCCCCACGGCCTGGACGACTGGTCCTTCTTCGGCGTGTATGACGGGCACGCCGGCTCACGGGTGGCCAACTACTGCTCCAAGCACCTGTTGGAGCACATCATCTCCAGCAGCGAGGACTTTGGGCCCGGGCCCGCCGACGTGGAGGGGGTGAAGGTCGGCATCCGCTCGGGCTTCCTGAAGATCGACGAGTACATGCGCAACTTCACCGACCTGCGCAACGGCATGGACCGCAGCGGCTCCACGGCGGTGGCCGTGCTGCTGTCGCCCGACCACCTGTACTTCATCAACTGTGGCGACTCGCGCGCCATGCTCTGCCGCGCGGGCCAGGTGCGCTTCTCCACGCAGGACCACAAGCCCTGCAACCCGCTGGAGCGCGAGCGCATCCAGAACGCCGGCGGGTCGGTCATGATCCAGCGCGTCAACGGCTCCCTGGCCGTCTCCCGGGCCCTCGGCGATTACGACTACAAGTGTGTGGACGGCAAGGGTCCTACCGAGCAGCTGGTCTCGCCCGAGCCGGAGGTGTTTGAGATCGCCCGCGCTACCGACGAGGACGAGTTTGTGGTGCTGGCCTGCGACGGCATCTGGGATGTCATGAGCAACGAGGagctgtgtgagtttgtgcgcTCACGCCTGGAGGTATGCGACGACTTGGAGAAGGTCTGCAACACAGTGGTGGACACCTGCCTACACAAG ggAAGCCGAGACAACATGAGTGTGGTGCTGGTGTGCTTGCCCAACGCACCTAAAGTGTCAGAGGAGGCTTTGAAGAGGGAGGCAGAGCTGGACAAGTTCCTGGAGTCTCGGGTGGAAG ATCTCTTGGAAAAGTCTGGAGATGAGGGCATCCCAACCATGGCCCACATCATGCACCATCTTGCCAAAGAGAGCCTCCCAAATTTACCAGCAGGAGGTGGTCTTGCCAGCAA ACGTACTGTGATCGAGGCAGCATACAACAGGCTCaacccacagagagaggaggatgag AGTGGTGCCGATCCAGATGACCCCTGGTAG